AACtcccaaaaaatctcttttGGTAGTCTCCATCTCAGTCCCCTTTAATACTTCTTCCCAGTTCTGCTAGAAAGACTGTTCCTAACCTCAAAAATCTCCTACTGAACCCCCTGTGGTTTTTATTGGTAAGTAGATTTAAGCTCAGTGTCAATAACTTTCCACAGATTTCATACTAATTTCAAACTTCTCAGGTGTCACATCCTGTCATTGCTTATCTACATCCCCTAATGTCCCCTCTCTCATCCTTCATTGGTGATGGAGAGACAGAGaagcctttcttttctctcagcAGTTGCTGTTCAATCATTACTCATTTTCCTTGAAGGCTCTGGAGTAAGTGGCTATTTACAAAATATAAGACCCCCAGTAATTCAGTAACTTTTAATGTAATAATCCAAGAGGATGGGAGAAGCAGCACTATATTCCATAGTATGGAATGAGCAAGGAAGCCCTTATACCTCCAACAGAGAGGGCATAGCAACTGAGTACATCAATACCCTGTGGAGCAGCACTCCTCAAGACAAGAAGTACTCCAGGCAGAAgttggcacagctcagccaaaccAAGCATGTTGCTCCTGTTGCTGAACAATATTCAAGCTGGATTTACACTATATAACAAAGAATTTCAgttgaggagaaaaaagggtGCAATCAGTTTTAGCCCATCTCCTTCTTATCTCTTGGCCTTTTATTAAAatctcacagaaataaaaaattaaatgagagAATGGTCTTTAGGATGCAGTGAATAAAAGTAGGCGACTGTCAAATCTCAGACCAGGTCTGAGTTACCTGTTGTGTAGCCCCTTTAATGCAGAATTCCTGGAGGAAGACAAGGCTTTAGTGCAATCTGCAATAGGTGATACAAACCAGTGCTTTAAATCACTTCAAAAACACCAGAACATATATCCGAAATTCGTTTTAATCTAATAGTCCGAGTTTTCAAACAAGACTTCATTTAAAGGTACAAATCATTAGGCATTATAGTCAAGAGTAAATGTTCAGCTCTGGTAAGTGTTCTCCTCTgtatttttatcattatttcAATTCCCACAGCTCcatcagaagaaaattaactgctGAAGATTCAGAGATTTAAAGCCATTTCTTCCACGTCACAGTTGCTGTGCAGAAATCACTGCCATGTGAATACTAAAAACaataaaacttttattttacttttttctctgtAGTGTATCATGATGAACCATGGGACTTATAGAGACTAATTTCCTGTCCATCTCCTGTGGATTACCTGGTGTTATAACATTCAGTTCAACTCATGATGCAGCCCCTCTATCATTATGGGCACTAATTTCATCCAGCGTGCTCTGTTCGGATTTGTAATTTCATATAACTAAAGCAACTCAGTAGAGACCCTCAGCCCCTCTTTTGATTTTCATGAAAAACTTTTAATATTGGGGATGGAGGGGtgcagaggaaggagaagagcaAGACAAAGTGTGCTCGACACAAGCTTCAATTTCTTAAGAAACCAGACAAAAATTGCCATAGGGAAAAAAGCAGTAATCAGAAATACTCCAGCCAATCACTAGATGGAGCTACTAAGAGGAAATATGGAACCGTAGAATTGGTTAGGTTGTAAAAAAGATCATTTAGTCCAATTGTTAACTCTGCCAAGTGCACCGctgaaccatgtccccaagtgccacatccacacatcttaaatccctccaggcaTGGTGACTCATATGTACCAGGAAGGAACTTTCAATCTTTGGAGCCACTAGTTTGCTATAAGCCACATGTAAAAgcctccccatccccattcgAACTGCATAGACCACTTCTCCCCCACAAACACACCAGTCTTCCAGAAGCTAGTGCAAGTACTTATATGTGAAAGGGACTCCCCTTTGCTATtgctgattttcttttaatcCAAACTGGCACCTGAAGAGCAGAAGCCAGTGAGTACTCTGTGGTCCAGAAGATCAGAGAGGTCCAGGGAGCTCACACAGCACTGAACCTCACTGATAAGGCACTTCTGCCAGCATTTCTCTCGTAACCCCTGACTTGAGCTTTTGTTTCATGCAGCCTCATGAGAATTTCTCCTTGTCCACAAGTTCGGGAGCTTGCATTTCTTGACAGGCACAATCATAAGGACTATTCACCCAAACTGTAACACCTTCACAGTTCTTATAAATGAGGATAATACTTCCTTAACAGAGCAACTATTCCCTACTTCGAAGATAAATCCAAACTCTAATCAAGCAGGTACACCATCATAACATTTCTAAACACAGAACCAAATCTCACTTCACCATTACATACCATTGCTAATCTCATGCTTTTGTAACCAaagttctgctgctgtgtgccacAAGCTAGAACCTAGCTATCTCTGAACAAGATGACAACTTATTGTTTTGCCAATGGACAGGATCCTAATACCCAATCTCAACACAGCATTTTTCTGCAGTGGGTCAGAGCGCTCTGTGCTGTCGCAGTCTTCTTTAGCTGGCAGTAAATTGGAATTGGTAAAATTAAAACTCCACTGTCATACTAAAGATCCATCTCACTCCCTCCCCAAAAGTACTTCATTCTCAGGGGATAACATTAGCATTTATGGAGGTACATGCTTCAGGGTTTTGCTAATCTGCTAATGAGGTAGAGCCTTCCACCTTTAGATCACAAGCATGAATCATATGCAGCTCAAAGGTAAAAATTCTGTTTCTAGCAGGAATTTGATACCAAGTTGTAGTTCCAGCCCCTCCAtcacaatttcatttttatgcTTTCTATGCAGCTTTATTTTCCAAGTCACACAGGGCTTTGAGCTCAGCAGAGCCTTCTACCAAGGACCACCAATCACAGCAAGATTCAAAATAACTTTAATACAGATCTTCAAGATATACAGAACAGATtatcaaactttaaaaaaaaaggaaaaagaaaaacaattttttaagtaAGCTGTACAAACCTGAATTCAGAGAAATGTCCAAAATACTAAGGTTTTTCAGCAAAGAGCTACAGAAAGCAAAATCTATAAAAATATCAGCTGGTTTAGATCCTTTTAACACTAGAGAGTCCTCTGTGGCCACATTATATTATTTAAACTATCCATTTTTACTTACAGCAAGCAGTTATAACTCAGATACATTTTAGAAATGTcatacaaaatattaaaaatttacTTTGAGACAAAAATAACAGAGAACAGGGTTTTGCATTCCAGTGTTTGCAAACTCCCACAGTGCTTCTAACCCTTTTTCCTGCTAATTTAAAATCACGGTGTGATGCCCTTATGGTTGCTCCTTGTCGCAGCAGAGGTTCACCTCTTCCACAGGAGGGAGCTTTTCTCTTGCTAAGGTGACACTCTCTCGGAGTTCTCAATTTGGAAACGTGTAGGAGCTCTAAACATGCTGGAGTGCCCCATGCCTGACAGCTTGCCCACAGGGTCAGCAAAGAAGAttcaaaaaaatgaataaaaaaaaagatcaagcATTTCTAAGCTAAACCATATGTgccggtttgagacaaatttggaggaaagtatcctctgatagaaggcaggttacagccacccctcccccaccaggttcagggaaaaaaatttcctcagaggaaagtgaaggaaaaaaccctatttatttaacaaacacacgggaacagaataatgctaaataataaaacctctcgctgtggagagaacctgAAAAAACTCAAAGTCCTTCTGTGTGGCCGTTCTCTCTCCGGAGCTGGGGTGTGGCCCCTTCAGGCTGTGGCGTGGGCCTCCCGGTGCTGGTGATCTGGACCGGACCAGAACAGTCCAAGGAAAAGTTCTTGCCTCAGCTAGCGAGCCGGCTAAACACCAAAGCATTTTAACTGtgtctctctcctgagaaaaagCCGAAAAACtcggaaaagaaaaaggaagggtGCTTCCCCCGCTCTTGCCGCCGTAGAAGCACGCAGAGGAGTGtgtctctgtgtccttgaacacaaacTGCTGTGAAAAGTTTGCTCTCCgcctcagtttaaaggcacagaaagtcATGAGATTCACATCTGGGATAGGGAAGATGATAGGGAATACAGTATCATACAGTCACCCCAGGGCACCATATTTGCACCCTTGTTTATGCCACACTATTACTATCCCCTAATGCAATTACTTATGTAGTGGAAAAACCTGAGCACATCAAGTCCAACACCATTTATGTCCATGTAATAAATGAATCAGTTTCGGGGTGTTGATCGTTACTGTCTGGATGTAAATGcattggttttggggtgttggtTATTACTGTTTGGATAGGATATAAAAGAGGGGAGTTAAAAGTTGAataaatgggcatgttaactGAAGAGAGATTGCAAGACTGTACGGGTGTAATACAGGAATGTAACCACTGGATAGGGGTATAACAAGGACCCAATGGGTTTAATAGACAGAACCTTCCAGCACATTGCCTCATAGGGTACAAGGGATGAGGACGACGCCCTAGACTGTGATTGGAGAACGAGCCAACCAATGAAGTGGATTTATTTGGAAATGATTGGTTAGGAATGCAGGGAGGTATAGACCAACCAGCGAACAGGAAAGGGACCAATCAGCACGAGGATTAAGAAACGCATCAATCCAGTGGTACCAAAGACTTTAAAAGCCACTTGCAGAAGTTGGGGTCCAAGAGGAGCACCCAGTGGGTCTCAGtgtcttttttgtgtgtgtgttgtttTCGTCTGGCTTGTCGcatggagcctgggcttatcctgggttcctgctctcagctgttaataaataaatgagttggcttttcttttcaaaagtcTCAGCCTCATTTACCCCATCCAGATATATCTGATGTATACAAATGTCACTTATGTGGCCAAAAGTGTCAGCTATCCAGATAGTAGTAGGTGAGGAACAATAAATCACAATAATACGAAGAACTTAACATCTGGCCTAACAACTGAAAATGATACCTGAACttgaaaatacttgaaaatataTCTTAACACAGAAAGATGTAAACCTCTCTTTGGTCAAGTATTTATTCAGCCAGTAAGTGACAGTCAGCTTTTACCAGGGTCAACCTTAATGGCTGCTTTGTCCAGAAAAACAGCTCACTTCCATCATTCAAGGTTCTGTACCACACTTGACCTACAGCTCTGAGCTGCAATTTCCATCAAGGTAACATTGTGCTATTATCACGTTTCCCAGCTGCTACTTCCACTACGGTTTCCTTCGCAAAAGTACCACAAAATGCAGAGGTGAGAGAAATGCTTAAACTGTCCTCTTCTCACAGTTTTAGAGAAGAGAGAATGTCGTACTCCCTGGCAAGTTTAGTCCCATGGGTATATCCTCCTCCTCATGTGTATAGCTAACTCATCACTTTCAGCGGGAAtaacacatgcacacaaagaGGACAGGGATTCCTTGAGGCCTGTTGTAGTAGTGACTTCAAAATATCAGGGTAAACATATTTTGCATGTGATAAGTAATAAACCTCGATATCATTTTCTGTGTTGAAGAGTGTATTATGGGTTTGCACACTCAGAGAACTAGAGATACCCCACTCATCCTGTTTCCAGGTTTGCAGGAACTTCAAGAAACTGTTCTGCCATGAGTAAGCAACTGCTATATATATACagatatatacacacagatCTAATCCCAGATCAAAGCCCTGTGGAGCAAAATGGGGTAGAAAAGATTAGACAAAATATGGCTTCTGCTCCAAAGGTTTTACATGCTGCTCAGAACCTTTCCTCCTATTAAAGTGataagtgaaaaaaatactACAAATCTTCCTTGTCTTCAATACCTGCTACTATTTCATAGCCACCTATGGTATAATCATGCAGGCTGTGTTTTGGCTTACACGTAATCAACACCTAGTAAAGACAGATTCAGCTACAAGCCACGGTCAGTTCCACAGAAGGCTAAATGTCAAGTCAGAAAAGCCAGCTCTGATTGATAACTTTGTAGTGTTAAATTTTCATTAATCAAAGCCTTATCTAAAATATCTGCAATCTACAGACCACATCAGATCACACTCTATGCTCGGAGTagtttttcagaacaaaactgTTGCTATTCACAAGTAAATAACCCTGCAAAATTACCATGCTATATggtaaatgtaaaaaaaaaaaaaaaaaagaaactataCAGACCAGATAGCACAGTTTGAAAAAAGACTGCAGGGCAACCAGAATCTTGTTTAACATTAATAAGTCCCAGAGGGAGAAGGGACAGCTGTGTAAAGCCACCTTAGTTGTCCCTTTTCATCATAATTACATCTGTTGCTGATGTTTCATACAATGAAATGTCCAAAGTATTTTCAAAGTTCAGTGTGAATACTGATAAAGCTTGGAGACAGAAAGCAGATTAAAAAGCATCCTCAGTGATACATTTTGAAAGGTAGCCAAGATCATCTTTGAAAATCTCCTTAAGTCAAGTAAAAATCTTTACTGAGCAACACTGTGTATCAGCACTCACTTGACTTACTGGGAGTGCACGAACTTAAAGTGAATTTGACATCAAGTTTCCCAGTAGGACTTTTACCTTAAAATGACAGCATGTCAACAATTACATTCATTCCATGACTTCTGTTCTATTTCTTTAGGTaggggttttggttggttttgtttgtttgttttctgcatttgaaaagaaattatgGAGCTTTTAAAGATTCTGAAAAATACCACTGTCTTACAACTTGAAACTGCAACTGTGAAACTAAAAGTGCTGGAGTCAATTTTGCTCTAAGATAAAAAGGCGAAGGACAGAGTATAAGGTAGGTAATTAGAACTTGTCTGGGAAACAAGAATTACTTGGTTTCACTACAGTTCCAATATTCAGTATTATAAACTGATCCACAATATTTTAACCAAAGGTAGATATCTAGATATATAGTTTGAATTTCAGAGTTGCTAGGCATCTACCTGCTTTACTtgacttgaaagaaaaaagaacattagaagctgtaagaaacagaaaaaatttgGAGCattctgaaaaaggaaaattgtcCCTTGTTATTTAAAGCATTACCTAATATTAAAGATCATTCAAAAATTAGTTTTCAAATAAAGATTGGAAAAACCCATGCCAACTAAAACTTTAAccaaaaaacattttcctttccaagcatatctagcaaaaatgaaatatatacacacacaaagagTTAACTGGACTTTTGGGATGCTTAAGTTGTTTGATCTAGAAGGCAGAAATTTTGTGACAAAATTTTTCCTGCAAAACTTGTTTTGATTTTAAGAGTTCGGTAAGTAATATTTCATAACTAAGACTGTATATAACTAAGTAATATTATAAACCACTCACCTCTCTATCATACCTGTAAAATTACTATGGCTCACAGACATAAGTGATAAACATcaagtgtgatttttttttaattcaaagtaTTACTTTCTAACAAGATGAAGGGTTAAAATAATCATTTGGCTCTCTAAGGTTTTATTGGCCTCAACTTTTTCTTATTCCAAATTATCAAAAAGAAACTGTAGGGTACAATCCTTCCTAAACTACATATCTACTTAAACCTGAACCAGATCTCTTATCCCAGTATGGTTcttttttgtgctgctcttgcaTAGGAGGCATACCAGGATTTCTACTGAAGTGTTGAACCACAGTCTCCAGAGGGCATGAGTGCTTGGCAGAACAGATACAAGAAGCAAGCACAGAAAAACAACAGTTATGAGGACTCTTCTGCTTCAGTTAAGATTTCTGTTTGAAGGTGAAACTTGAACTTGGGCAACTACAGCACCTCCAGCTCAGAAACAAAGTCAACACATTGTTTTGGAAGCTCACTTCCATGGAGTATGAAATACTCATACGATCCCTGGATATTATTGCAACATTCATTCGGCTTTACCAAAGTCATTCAATCATTTAAAAAGTTTTACAATCCAAAATGGCTTTCTTTTAAGGTATTTCGCCTGTCTGGTAAAAGAGATTTCCAACAGTCTGTGTTGTGTGATGCACTGCCGTTTCTGAGTAATATATATCTGTGAAATAGCAATGGACACAAAAGTGTTCTTATTTTCAATACTTTGAGTACAACAAATAAGAGCAGGAGATGGCAAAAGTGCCTGCATCTTGGGAATTTGTGAGTAAAGTTAAGCCTGGAAAAAGGGAGTGTGTGTgggaaggtgttttaagatttttGTTTCTCATCATTGTACTCTGATTTAATTCCTAATAAACTAAATTGGTTTCCCCAAGCTAAGGTTTTTTTACCATGGCAgtaactggtgagtgatctctttctgcccttatctcaacccatgagcctTTGGTTatatttttctctcccctgtccagctaaGGAGGGCTATAAGAgttttggtgggcacctggtgtTCAGTCAGGGTAAATCCACCACAATAAGAATGGGAATTATTTCAAATTACTTTTAATTATGTCCGCAAAGAGAAATAATACTAAAACAAAAATAGATCAGCAAAAATTAACAGTAGAAAAAAGAACTGACTCCAGGTGTGAGAAAAAGGTTTCAGACCCCACCCAGGTTCCCTGAGATTTGAGAGCACACAACCCATACTGAGTCACACCAAAACTCAATTACATCTCCATTTCTAATAGTGTTCTGTGAACTTTTGCACATGTATTTGCAACACCTCACAAAGCTAGTATGACCATACCCCCAAATACCAGTTTCAAAATCAACTTttcagaaaagaggaaaaaaatatttacagtaccagaaataaagaaatttggTTTCtgttaccacaggcctgggccctagggcatatcaccgtgtcccgcagccatagggaggaggaggagagaagatccagcaggcaggaattgtgcagcaagattgatttatttaattattttacaaactcttttatagacttttttcttcatagtctaattggacaaaggatcagccagcccttggggtgattggctaaaatcctaaaacatccattgtcaaaatagttttctactataccataaacaagacttttcaaggttgcaagtggcttggttgtttacatactctgctacctcttctgtgagagagaaaagtctctcgcggacttagaaaatagcaagaaaatccttgctagcagcatttttgtatctacaattccccctttttgtttggtAAGAGAACAACTCTACtgttaatcctaaatagaaatttacatcagttattaattctaaatatgtccttaaggctttaactatctgactccatagcAAGAagtttaaagttcagtctctgcttgtggaaggaccatcccggtctctgcttgtggaaggaccatcccagtctctgcttgtagaaggaccatctgcctgatggttgacatcctggtcatcatcagaagagtcattaggctgatgatctacattctggttgccatttggatggttggtgttctggtcatcatttggaggttgcctgttctgcctctggtgccgtaggtcagggcgaacgcattttgaaggtagccatcgtaccccagtatctgtggaaatgcaagcatacccacgaccccaaacgataagctcatgagggccttcccactggttagtgagtaaattccgtacccagactttttcccggggcagttgtgtctcacctgcagactgcaatgagagaaaattattcagaataacaggattatttgaattttgtggtactgtaaggtgattaattgtatccaaagctttttctagtcggcttcagtaaccaaattcaaaggttcctgtgagaatcattgaaaagccatggtaacagcccttaattcaactaactaagcagagtctgacttggattggtgtgttaatcaaccactgcaaaggcagtgtaggatactgtgcacccttgcacacagtgacctgctaaaaatttgtccaaaTCCGTActccccaagctgccaacacgttccgcccccaaaggttaagggaagtggtagtaacataaggcctaattgtagctgtgtgtccctctgggTCCCTCACCATCACAGACTGtttgcttaaatagctctgtgtgattcctcctaatcctgcgatggccgatcccacaggggctaaaggccatgagggaggccatgcagagaaggagataatagttacatcagcacccgtatcaatcaaacctcgaagctgagtccagggcggacaggcgttcggcaggaccagggtacatgtcatctgcggcctttggtcagagatgtctgcagtccagaaggcctgcggaagtaaCGTAGatgccgttatctttgtgagtttgttgttctatcctggggacacaagacttaaaaggcgctaatttagcaaggcaggtcttttcaggaatagttacagggggtttttgcgtggaaaCCATAGCAcgaatctgacctttaaagtcagcatcaataactcctgagtgcactaagattccttgatgggtaacgtcaggttttcccaccagcattgcactggatccctgggctaagggtccatatgcatccaagggaacttTATAAATACTGCTAGAGTCTAAGatgactgcggctgcggtgtggacgtcaaaaccGTCTAATCCGTGGGTgctgtctgatccctgggtgccgtctctagggtggctgggttggcctgtgcctgtacctgtgccactctctgggagAGCAACTGCatcagagagcaattccccctccttgcaccccggagGAAGTTTCCTGACAGAGGctgaccatcggcatgagtcagggatctacaatagtccgaacaatgccctggcctgccacacctcttgcactgggggatcggtgtgttctctttttggcttggcttaggccgcttccatttttttgcctgttttggtTGCGTTGGTTCACTAtcagaagatgtgtgaacaggctgcaggaacgcagccgaagcagaccttttctggttcccggATCCCACCTTAGaacaggcctcgaccatgtctgttacctcaggaccCCCTGGAAAAGCATCTATGacttttctgcactcctcgtttgtgttctctctcactaactgccttaacaacatctgccttaacccgtcatcctcaatctgtttctcgagagaagcagcgactttctctacaaaagagaggaatgactctgatttcccttgaactatttcagtatatcgctttccgggcgcagacaactctatggttttcaacagggcagccatgccgacctgttgagcttgctgcaggatgcaaGAGGACAAAGTACCCTGtaggctgggatcagagaagggaccagtccccatcaaagcatccactcctgctgtgtgtctaggatcagcagcagggagctgcaaatttgctaatgcagtcttgctgGCCaactttctccaggttttctcaaaaactgtaaattgtacaggttgaaatagaatttgacctaagtgtctgatatcaaatggagcaagtaaatctgtatttatcacccttattatctgcataacctcagcagaacctagtccatatcgtgccaccttggattgcaggTCCTGTGCAACCTTCCAAGCAATCACCTCATGCTTATCACGCttgcctgaatttgggagagccttatacactgggaaagcttggatctcccctttaggggagtcactaccatcctgaacttctggcacagcctgtggatggagtgtaacagcttcctGATTACAcccagaatcctcaaatctatttggcattccaggtgtttccaataacctccagtcaccctcctccaaagctcgcatcttaactgactctgAGATTGTAGTGGGTTGGACGCACcgttaccgtgcagtcctgagAGGTCCAGGGGTGAGACTGGaacagccttttccttcgccgTGCAGCTACAGTTGCCTTACGACCtagggccagaacctcatctgcctcacttcccaatgaggaatcatcaggcaaaggcaactctgagaTGCTGGGAGCAAACAGAGGTGGACGGAGAGGGggactttggctaagttcgctagagccagaacagacagcacagactacACCTGGCTGCGCTGCAGCTTGAACAGCAGCTTCTTTACAGGAGGCCGTCTCAGCTGGTCCTGACTGAACTGGTAttgaagctgctgcagccatCTCTGGGGCAACAGCCATGCCCAGCGCTGTGTTCATCTTTTGCTCCACAGCAGCGTTCAGCGCCATCGATGGCCCTTGCTCCGCGGCCGCATTTGGCGCCGCTGCTGAATCCGCTGCTGTTTCTCGCCCCCTGGCCGCCTTTGGCACCGCTGCCCCTGGCCGCCGCTCTGCAGCCGCGTCCACTTCTGTGTTTTCCCGTGGCAGCGCTACTTCCGGGTTTGCCGCCGGCCACACAGCTCCTTGGTTTGGAGCCGTGGCTCCCGcgggcagtgctggcagtgtgGGCCCGGTGCGCGGCGGGGTGCCTCTGGCGTCCGCGgcagctgcttttgcaagctgagcagGTCCTCCAGCTTTCGGGATATGTTtggtaactctgtcagcaaaggcagatgctgtattaaaaggtcgatggcttgGTTCTGCAGCGGTGTAGAACAGTCCAGcaccaaggagggcagcggaccacacccaggtaGTCTCAGTGCAGTCACGCCTGGTGCTACAGCAGCTAAGAAGGGACATCTGGGCGGCTTTTGGTCTGCTGGTGCATATGCAAACAGGCTAGGAGCCGCCACGGGGCTCTAATTTGCTAAGCCGCTAATTTGTGGCCCTGGATAAACTGTGGCTGCTGCCGAGCTGAGCGGCAAGGTAGACTGTGCCAACTGCTCCAACATCCCCGCCTCTGCTGGCgcagggtccctgggggccaCAGAGTCCTGCAACTGTGCAGGGCAAGGCGGCGCAGGCTCTGTCTGTGGAGCCGAGGGTGTTTTTTTGGATTCACCATCACTTGCCCCCTCAGACATTCTtctgtcactcatcaccgaaataggcgagccagctctgctgctacagtcaaggtctgtcagcagaataaataacgaACGCCAGGTCTGGTATAATTGTAATGCTGCTGGGTCCCCAGACGGGAGTTCGTGccggacagcacagccaaattcctgccataaggcaaagtccagggcagtatctctgtccatggaaatccctttaaAGGTAGCCcaatctaataattcccgaactgatttttcagaaatggaggtgtgcattatgctaaacacacctatCAGACCATTACCACAGTGCCGGTTTGTGAGCCAgtgttcgccatttctcagtcacGTCGGACCTCCCGGGAGGAAGGGGAACAGTGTACCTCTAGAAAAATTTGGCTTGACTTGCACCAGCAGAACacatcagagagtgcagatcacgtcggggtcaccaaatattaccgcaggcctggttcctatggtatatcactgtgtcctgc
This Aphelocoma coerulescens isolate FSJ_1873_10779 chromosome 3, UR_Acoe_1.0, whole genome shotgun sequence DNA region includes the following protein-coding sequences:
- the LOC138107617 gene encoding mRNA decay activator protein ZFP36L3-like isoform X2, whose product is MSLLSCCSTRRDCTETTWVWSAALLGAGLFYTAAEPSHRPFNTASAFADRVTKHIPKAGGPAQLAKAAAADARGTPPRTGPTLPALPAGATAPNQGAVWPAANPEVALPRENTEVDAAAERRPGAAVPKAARGRETAADSAAAPNAAAEQGPSMALNAAVEQKMNTALGMAVAPEMAAAASIPVQSGPAETASCKEAAVQAAAQPGVVCAVCSGSSELSQSPPLRPPLFAPSISELPLPDDSSLGSEADEVLALGRKATVAARRRKRLFQSHPWTSQDCTVTAFWTADISDQRPQMTCTLVLPNACPPWTQLRDTGVRWLPSKCVRPDLRHQRQNRQPPNDDQNTNHPNGNQNVDHQPNDSSDDDQDVNHQADGPSTSRDWDGPSTSRDRDGPSTSRD
- the LOC138107617 gene encoding mRNA decay activator protein ZFP36L3-like isoform X3 gives rise to the protein MSLLSCCSTRRDCTETTWVWSAALLGAGLFYTAAEPSHRPFNTASAFADRVTKHIPKAGGPAQLAKAAAADARGTPPRTGPTLPALPAGATAPNQGAVWPAANPEVALPRENTEVDAAAERRPGAAVPKAARGRETAADSAAAPNAAAEQGPSMALNAAVEQKMNTALGMAVAPEMAAAASIPVQSGPAETASCKEAAVQAAAQPGVVCAVCSGSSELSQSPPLRPPLFAPSISELPLPDDSSLGSEADEVLALGRKATVAARRRKRLFQSHPWTSQDCTVTAFWTADISDQRPQMTCTLVLPNACPPWTQLRVCR
- the LOC138107617 gene encoding mRNA decay activator protein ZFP36L3-like isoform X1 codes for the protein MSLLSCCSTRRDCTETTWVWSAALLGAGLFYTAAEPSHRPFNTASAFADRVTKHIPKAGGPAQLAKAAAADARGTPPRTGPTLPALPAGATAPNQGAVWPAANPEVALPRENTEVDAAAERRPGAAVPKAARGRETAADSAAAPNAAAEQGPSMALNAAVEQKMNTALGMAVAPEMAAAASIPVQSGPAETASCKEAAVQAAAQPGVVCAVCSGSSELSQSPPLRPPLFAPSISELPLPDDSSLGSEADEVLALGRKATVAARRRKRLFQSHPWTSQDCTVTAFWTADISDQRPQMTCTLVLPNACPPWTQLRGLIDTGADVTIISFSAWPPSWPLAPVGSAIAGLGGITQSYLSKQSVMVRDPEGHTATIRPYVTTTSLNLWGRNVLAAWGVRIWTNF